A genomic region of Mycolicibacterium poriferae contains the following coding sequences:
- a CDS encoding NAD(P)H-dependent flavin oxidoreductase, giving the protein MTSQALCEQYGIDFPLFAFSHCRDVVAAVTNAGGFGVLGATAYTPEQLDRELTWIDEAVGGKPYGVDLIVPAKFEGKGEKLSGADLAGRIPQTYRDLVDDLLRSHDIEPEPERRLGGASLSGNTGRELLDVALTHPVKLIANALGVPPDYMIEAGKERGIPVAALVGAKEHAVKQVSAGVDLIVAQGTEAGGHCGEVSTLVVVPEVLEAVDGAVPVLAAGGIVTGRQMAGMVAIGAAGAWTGSVWLTTEEAETAPHTVAKMLAASSRDTVRSAGRTGKPSRQLVSEWTDAWLPHSGGHQPLPLPLQSMLCEPVIRRIDVLAAQGHEGAQALATYFVGQGVGLMNKVKPAREVVREFIEDYLAAADRLSNSLPG; this is encoded by the coding sequence ATGACCTCTCAAGCGCTGTGTGAGCAGTACGGCATCGACTTCCCGCTCTTCGCGTTCAGCCACTGCCGCGACGTGGTGGCCGCGGTGACCAACGCCGGCGGATTCGGCGTGCTGGGCGCCACGGCGTACACCCCCGAGCAGCTCGACCGTGAGCTGACGTGGATCGACGAGGCGGTCGGCGGCAAGCCCTACGGGGTGGATCTGATCGTGCCGGCGAAGTTCGAGGGCAAGGGCGAGAAGCTGTCCGGCGCCGACCTGGCCGGCCGCATCCCGCAGACCTACCGCGATCTCGTCGACGACCTGCTGCGCAGCCACGACATCGAACCCGAGCCGGAGCGCCGCCTCGGCGGGGCGTCGCTGTCGGGGAACACCGGGCGTGAGCTGCTCGACGTCGCGCTGACCCACCCGGTGAAGCTCATCGCCAATGCGTTGGGGGTGCCGCCGGACTACATGATCGAGGCGGGCAAGGAACGTGGGATCCCCGTAGCGGCGCTGGTCGGCGCCAAGGAGCACGCCGTCAAGCAGGTCTCCGCGGGCGTTGACCTGATCGTCGCGCAGGGCACCGAGGCCGGCGGACACTGCGGCGAGGTCAGCACGCTGGTCGTCGTCCCGGAGGTTCTCGAGGCCGTCGACGGCGCGGTGCCGGTGCTCGCGGCGGGCGGCATCGTCACCGGTCGGCAGATGGCCGGGATGGTGGCCATCGGTGCGGCCGGCGCGTGGACCGGGTCGGTGTGGCTGACCACCGAGGAAGCCGAGACCGCGCCGCACACGGTCGCCAAGATGCTGGCCGCGTCGTCGCGGGACACCGTGCGCTCGGCCGGACGCACCGGTAAGCCGTCGCGTCAGCTGGTCTCCGAGTGGACCGATGCCTGGCTGCCGCATTCGGGCGGACACCAACCGCTTCCTCTTCCGCTGCAGTCCATGCTGTGCGAGCCGGTGATCCGCCGCATCGACGTGCTGGCCGCCCAGGGGCATGAAGGCGCCCAGGCGTTGGCGACGTACTTCGTCGGCCAGGGGGTGGGCTTGATGAACAAGGTGAAACCGGCCCGCGAGGTGGTGCGCGAGTTCATCGAGGACTATCTGGCCGCCGCCGACCGGCTGAGCAACTCACTGCCCGGCTGA
- a CDS encoding sensor histidine kinase, with the protein MGSADFWEMVGWALACSVPVVLIGGVVIRLARTWSLAVSMVALVLIPVIATFTGVLGASGFMITSTFESIAVVLVIVSIVTIPAAVMLGRYQARRTVWEAEIRDSERSAEHSRRRLVAFVSHDLRTPLAGIRAVSEAIADGVVPDDEVKVHAKHIEHESVRLSEMVDDLFEMSKINAGALTPSFDKVALDEVVDDVLAAHRIAAERAGVVLRANLPDQPVRVVGSDRALVRVLSNLVANAIAHTPEGGSVELALGADENSAWARVDDTGVGIDEADLPRVFDVAYRGSNSRVPRADSSLPSGSGLGLAIAAGLVQAHRGTLSAHNLPTGARFEVRLPLAGD; encoded by the coding sequence ATGGGAAGCGCTGACTTCTGGGAGATGGTCGGCTGGGCACTGGCCTGCTCGGTGCCGGTGGTGCTGATCGGCGGGGTCGTGATCCGGCTGGCCCGAACCTGGTCGCTGGCGGTGAGCATGGTCGCGCTGGTGCTGATCCCGGTGATCGCGACGTTCACCGGAGTGCTGGGCGCCAGCGGATTCATGATCACCTCGACGTTCGAGAGCATCGCGGTGGTGCTCGTGATCGTCTCGATCGTGACGATTCCCGCCGCGGTGATGCTGGGTCGCTACCAGGCCAGACGCACGGTGTGGGAAGCCGAGATCCGCGACTCCGAGCGTTCGGCAGAGCATTCGCGGCGCCGGCTGGTGGCCTTCGTCAGCCACGATCTGCGCACTCCGCTGGCCGGCATCCGCGCGGTCTCGGAGGCGATCGCCGACGGCGTGGTGCCCGACGACGAGGTCAAGGTGCACGCCAAACACATCGAGCACGAATCGGTGCGGCTGTCGGAGATGGTCGACGACCTGTTCGAGATGTCGAAGATCAACGCCGGCGCGCTCACCCCGTCATTCGACAAGGTGGCGCTCGACGAGGTGGTCGACGACGTGCTGGCCGCGCACCGCATCGCCGCCGAGCGTGCCGGCGTGGTACTGCGCGCGAACCTGCCCGACCAGCCGGTGCGGGTGGTGGGCAGCGACCGGGCGCTGGTGCGGGTGCTGTCGAACCTGGTGGCCAACGCCATCGCGCACACCCCCGAGGGCGGCAGCGTCGAGCTGGCGCTGGGTGCCGACGAGAACAGCGCCTGGGCCCGCGTCGACGACACCGGAGTCGGTATCGACGAAGCCGACCTGCCCCGGGTGTTCGACGTCGCCTACCGGGGCTCCAACAGCCGGGTGCCGCGTGCGGATTCGTCGCTGCCCAGCGGTTCGGGGCTGGGGTTGGCGATCGCGGCCGGGCTAGTGCAGGCCCACCGCGGCACGCTGTCGGCGCACAACCTGCCCACCGGGGCCCGCTTCGAGGTGCGCCTGCCGCTGGCCGGCGACTAG
- a CDS encoding response regulator transcription factor — protein MTRVLIADDDDVVRDVVRRYLERDGLDVSTAHDGNEALRLLCSQRIDVAILDVMMPGPDGLSLCGRLREGGAYSVPVILLTALGEEDDRIAGLEAGADDYLTKPFSPRELALRVRSVLRRAPASSNVLPRDITAGELVVSTASRAVTVRGRRISLTNREFDLLVFFLTHPDAVFTREDLLKQVWRWDFGDLSTVTVHVKRLRSKLGEHHRVQTVWGRGYMWAADGPATGR, from the coding sequence GTGACCCGAGTGCTGATCGCCGACGACGACGATGTCGTCCGCGATGTCGTCCGCCGTTACCTGGAACGGGACGGCCTCGACGTGTCCACCGCCCATGACGGCAACGAGGCGCTGCGGCTGCTGTGTTCGCAGCGCATCGACGTCGCGATCCTCGATGTGATGATGCCCGGCCCGGACGGCCTGTCGCTGTGCGGACGGCTGCGGGAGGGCGGCGCGTACAGCGTGCCGGTGATCCTGCTGACCGCGCTGGGCGAGGAGGACGACCGCATCGCCGGGCTGGAGGCCGGCGCCGACGACTACCTGACCAAGCCGTTCTCGCCGCGTGAGCTGGCCCTGCGGGTGCGCTCGGTGCTGCGGCGCGCGCCTGCCTCGTCGAATGTGCTGCCCCGCGACATCACCGCCGGTGAGCTGGTGGTCTCCACGGCCTCGCGGGCCGTGACGGTGCGGGGGCGGCGCATCAGCCTCACCAACCGGGAGTTCGACCTGCTGGTCTTCTTCCTCACCCATCCCGACGCCGTCTTCACCCGCGAAGACCTGCTCAAGCAGGTGTGGCGGTGGGACTTCGGGGACCTGTCGACCGTGACGGTGCACGTCAAGCGGCTGCGCTCCAAACTGGGCGAACACCATCGGGTGCAGACGGTGTGGGGCCGCGGCTACATGTGGGCCGCCGACGGGCCGGCAACCGGACGGTGA
- a CDS encoding glycosyltransferase family 2 protein — protein sequence MSQRPDRPVTVVLPCLNEAASLPGVLADLPDGYRALVVDNNSTDGTAEVARRHGAEVVAESRPGYGAAVHAGVVAATTPIVAVLDADGSLDPRELPALVDDVEGGADMAIGRRRAAPGLKWPWHARLGTAAVCWRLRTRHGLAVHDIAPMRVARRDALLALGVTDRRSGYPLELLVRAAQAGWTVTERDVVYGARTGGTSKVSGSVKGSAIAAWDFWKVIS from the coding sequence ATGTCTCAACGGCCTGACCGGCCTGTCACGGTGGTGCTGCCTTGCCTCAACGAGGCGGCGTCGCTTCCCGGAGTGCTCGCGGACCTCCCCGATGGGTACAGAGCACTCGTGGTCGACAACAACAGCACAGATGGAACCGCTGAGGTGGCCCGCAGGCACGGCGCCGAGGTGGTTGCCGAGAGCAGGCCCGGGTACGGCGCGGCCGTGCACGCCGGCGTGGTCGCGGCGACGACGCCGATCGTGGCGGTGCTCGACGCCGACGGGTCGCTGGACCCCCGCGAGCTGCCCGCCCTGGTCGACGACGTCGAGGGTGGCGCGGACATGGCGATCGGCCGGCGCCGGGCGGCGCCCGGGCTGAAGTGGCCGTGGCACGCCCGGCTGGGTACCGCGGCGGTGTGCTGGCGGCTGCGGACGCGGCACGGGCTGGCGGTCCACGACATCGCGCCGATGCGGGTGGCCCGCCGCGACGCGCTGCTGGCGCTCGGGGTCACCGACCGCCGGTCGGGTTATCCGCTTGAGCTGTTGGTGCGGGCGGCGCAAGCCGGGTGGACGGTGACCGAACGTGACGTCGTCTACGGCGCGCGGACCGGCGGGACGTCGAAGGTCAGTGGTTCGGTGAAGGGCAGTGCCATCGCCGCCTGGGACTTCTGGAAAGTGATCTCGTGA
- a CDS encoding TIGR04282 family arsenosugar biosynthesis glycosyltransferase: MIEASVLVVAKAPVAGLAKTRLAASVGDATAADIAAAALLDTLDAVAATPVTARVVAFSGDLDQAHRADEIRSRLADFVVIEQRGADFAARLANAHADTAAATSRLPVVQVGMDTPQVSAELLGRCATGLATADAVLGMARDGGWWVLGVTDAAAAECLRDVPMSAPDTGELTLKALQHSGLGVELVDELTDVDTIDDVAAVRAACPPGSLFRRATEEAGI; encoded by the coding sequence GTGATCGAAGCGAGCGTTCTGGTCGTCGCCAAGGCGCCTGTCGCCGGACTGGCCAAGACGAGGCTGGCCGCCTCGGTGGGGGACGCGACCGCCGCCGACATCGCCGCGGCAGCCCTGCTCGACACCTTGGATGCCGTCGCCGCGACGCCCGTGACGGCCCGCGTGGTGGCGTTCTCCGGTGACCTGGACCAGGCGCACCGTGCGGACGAGATCCGTTCCCGGCTAGCGGATTTCGTCGTCATCGAACAGCGCGGGGCCGACTTCGCGGCGCGGTTGGCCAACGCTCACGCCGATACCGCGGCGGCGACGTCGCGGCTGCCCGTGGTGCAGGTCGGGATGGACACCCCGCAGGTCAGCGCCGAACTGCTGGGCCGGTGCGCGACGGGTCTGGCCACCGCCGATGCGGTGCTGGGCATGGCGCGCGACGGCGGCTGGTGGGTACTGGGTGTCACCGATGCCGCTGCCGCCGAATGCCTGCGTGACGTGCCGATGTCGGCGCCCGACACCGGTGAGCTGACGTTGAAAGCCTTGCAGCACAGCGGACTCGGTGTAGAGCTGGTCGACGAGCTGACCGATGTGGACACCATCGACGACGTCGCCGCCGTGCGCGCGGCCTGTCCACCCGGGTCGCTGTTCCGCCGGGCCACCGAAGAGGCGGGGATCTGA
- a CDS encoding methyltransferase domain-containing protein — protein sequence MFGQLYDRALGGERCWVRHDDGRVGRLPVGSWLGGRSADTVFDEAIVALCEGPTIDLGCGPGRLVAHLIERGVPALGVDVSATAIDLARRSGAPALRRDVFDPLPGTGRWQTVLLADGNVGLGGDPERILRRAGELLRRGGRCIAEFDSATTGINVSWVRLESQETIGPWFRWASVGIDCVPALAARVGLAVADVHPIGQRVVASLVTR from the coding sequence ATGTTCGGGCAGCTCTACGACCGCGCGCTCGGCGGGGAACGGTGCTGGGTGCGCCACGACGACGGCCGGGTGGGCCGGTTGCCGGTGGGCAGTTGGTTGGGCGGCCGCAGCGCCGACACCGTCTTCGACGAGGCCATCGTCGCCCTCTGCGAGGGGCCGACCATCGATTTGGGCTGCGGCCCTGGACGTTTGGTGGCTCACCTGATCGAGCGCGGCGTTCCCGCCCTGGGGGTGGACGTGTCGGCGACCGCGATCGACCTGGCCCGCCGCAGCGGCGCCCCGGCGTTGCGCCGCGACGTCTTCGACCCGCTGCCCGGCACCGGACGCTGGCAGACCGTGCTGCTGGCCGACGGCAACGTCGGCCTCGGCGGTGACCCGGAGCGAATTCTGCGTCGCGCCGGTGAGCTGTTGCGCCGCGGCGGCCGATGTATCGCCGAATTCGACTCGGCGACAACGGGCATCAACGTCAGCTGGGTGCGGCTGGAATCGCAGGAGACGATCGGCCCCTGGTTCCGCTGGGCGTCGGTGGGAATCGACTGCGTTCCCGCGCTCGCCGCCCGGGTGGGCTTGGCGGTGGCCGACGTTCACCCCATCGGGCAGCGCGTCGTGGCCAGCCTGGTGACCCGCTGA
- a CDS encoding pyridoxamine 5'-phosphate oxidase family protein, translating into MSNEVTTVDELRAIVGHPIEAVAKKVSDRLSGAHRLWLAHSPLGFVATTDAQGRVDVSPKGDPPGFVHVLDDLTIAIPERPGNKRVDGYLNVLQRPQVGTLFVIPGRGETLRINGRARILSDADYFDAMAVQGKRPILALEIAVEEVFFHCAKAFLRSDAWDPQRWDPEAVPSVAQMARAMRTDMSLEELERYFSEENMRSMLY; encoded by the coding sequence ATGAGCAACGAGGTGACCACGGTCGACGAACTTCGTGCCATCGTCGGGCACCCGATCGAGGCGGTGGCCAAGAAGGTCAGCGACCGGTTGTCGGGCGCGCACCGGCTGTGGCTGGCGCACTCGCCGCTCGGATTCGTCGCGACCACCGACGCACAGGGCCGCGTCGACGTGTCCCCCAAAGGGGATCCGCCCGGCTTCGTGCACGTGCTCGACGACCTGACCATCGCGATCCCCGAGCGGCCGGGCAACAAGCGGGTCGACGGCTACCTCAACGTTCTGCAGCGCCCGCAGGTCGGGACGCTGTTCGTCATCCCCGGGCGCGGTGAGACACTGCGGATCAACGGCCGCGCCCGCATCCTGTCCGACGCCGACTACTTCGACGCGATGGCCGTGCAGGGCAAGCGCCCCATCCTGGCGCTGGAGATCGCCGTCGAGGAGGTGTTCTTCCACTGCGCGAAGGCGTTTCTGCGCTCGGACGCGTGGGACCCGCAGCGCTGGGATCCCGAGGCGGTGCCCAGCGTCGCGCAGATGGCCAGGGCGATGCGCACCGACATGAGCCTCGAGGAGCTCGAGCGCTACTTCAGCGAGGAGAACATGCGCTCGATGTTGTATTGA
- the menE gene encoding o-succinylbenzoate--CoA ligase — protein sequence MAILRPVEIRSGAAATAALSVVDDILSGGAAVLPVPADDPGQSAALTTALRAGDEIDDAVAAVLSTSGTTGTPKGAQLTSAALHASATATHTRLGGGGRWLLALPAYHVAGFQVLVRSVVAGTEPVALDPAFDPAELPGAVAALGSGRRYASLVAAQLDKALRDRRAAEALADLDAVLIGGGPMPATVGERAAAAGVRVIRTYGMSETAGGCVYDGVALLGVRVRVDADARIWLGGPTVAAGYRNPVTPDPFAEPGWFRTDDVGAVDAAGVLTVAGRADDAISTGGLTVLPGLVETAVLSHPAVAECAVFGAPDERLGQRVVAAVVLEPGAAVTLDELRTHAAQTLDRTATPRELHVLDALPRRGIGKVDRRALRRLAEG from the coding sequence ATGGCCATTCTGCGTCCCGTCGAAATCCGGTCAGGTGCCGCCGCCACCGCGGCGCTGAGCGTCGTCGACGACATCCTCTCCGGCGGTGCCGCGGTGCTGCCGGTGCCGGCCGACGACCCCGGCCAAAGCGCCGCGCTGACAACGGCGTTGCGCGCCGGCGACGAGATCGACGACGCCGTCGCGGCGGTGTTGTCCACCTCGGGAACCACCGGCACCCCCAAGGGCGCACAGCTGACGTCGGCGGCGTTGCACGCCAGCGCCACCGCCACCCACACGCGACTCGGCGGCGGCGGCCGCTGGCTGCTCGCGCTGCCCGCCTACCACGTGGCCGGGTTCCAGGTGCTGGTCCGCAGCGTCGTCGCGGGCACCGAACCGGTCGCCCTCGATCCGGCGTTCGACCCCGCCGAGCTGCCCGGCGCGGTCGCGGCGCTGGGTTCGGGCCGGCGATACGCCTCACTGGTGGCAGCCCAACTGGACAAGGCATTGCGCGACCGCCGGGCCGCCGAAGCGCTCGCCGACCTGGACGCCGTGCTGATCGGCGGCGGACCGATGCCCGCGACGGTCGGCGAACGCGCCGCCGCCGCCGGTGTCCGCGTGATCCGGACCTACGGCATGAGCGAGACGGCCGGCGGATGCGTCTACGACGGCGTCGCGCTGCTCGGTGTGCGGGTGCGGGTGGATGCCGATGCCCGGATCTGGCTGGGCGGCCCGACCGTGGCGGCCGGCTACCGCAACCCGGTCACGCCGGACCCGTTCGCCGAACCGGGCTGGTTCCGCACCGACGACGTCGGCGCCGTCGACGCTGCCGGCGTGCTCACCGTGGCCGGCCGCGCCGACGACGCGATCAGTACCGGCGGGCTGACGGTGCTGCCCGGCCTCGTCGAGACCGCGGTGCTGAGCCATCCGGCGGTGGCCGAGTGCGCGGTGTTCGGCGCGCCCGACGAGCGGCTCGGCCAGCGCGTGGTGGCCGCCGTCGTGCTCGAACCCGGCGCGGCCGTGACCCTGGACGAGCTGCGCACCCACGCCGCCCAGACTCTGGACCGCACCGCAACCCCGCGCGAACTGCATGTCCTCGACGCGCTGCCGCGGCGCGGCATCGGCAAGGTGGACCGCCGCGCGCTGCGCCGGCTGGCCGAGGGGTGA
- a CDS encoding DUF3349 domain-containing protein — protein sequence MSSKVIDKVLALLAQGYPQGIPRQDYFPLLALLTRSLAEDEVVAIAQMVLRGSGSDGDTDTASVPEIRAAIHVVTETELTGEEIDRVAARLAAAGWPLAAPAR from the coding sequence ATGTCTTCGAAGGTCATCGACAAGGTGCTGGCCCTGCTGGCTCAGGGCTACCCGCAGGGCATCCCGCGGCAGGACTACTTCCCGCTGCTGGCGTTGCTGACCCGCTCGCTGGCCGAGGACGAGGTCGTGGCGATCGCGCAGATGGTGTTGCGCGGCAGCGGATCCGACGGGGACACCGACACGGCGTCGGTGCCGGAGATCCGGGCGGCCATCCACGTGGTGACCGAGACGGAGCTGACCGGCGAGGAGATCGATCGGGTCGCGGCTCGGCTGGCCGCAGCCGGCTGGCCACTCGCAGCGCCTGCGCGCTGA
- a CDS encoding VOC family protein, which yields MEILASRVLLRPADYQKTLTFYRDALGLAIAREYGGGTVFYAGQSLIELAGHGSPVAGTPPFPGALWLQVRDLAATQDELRDRGVHIAREARREPWGLHEMHVSDPDGVTLIFVQVPDDHPLRRDTRG from the coding sequence ATGGAGATTCTGGCCAGCCGGGTGTTGCTCCGGCCGGCCGACTACCAGAAAACCCTGACGTTCTACCGGGACGCGCTGGGCCTGGCGATCGCCCGCGAATACGGCGGAGGCACGGTGTTCTACGCCGGACAGTCGCTGATCGAACTCGCCGGACACGGCAGCCCCGTCGCCGGGACGCCGCCGTTCCCCGGTGCCCTGTGGTTACAGGTGCGCGACCTCGCCGCCACCCAGGACGAGCTGCGCGACCGCGGCGTCCACATCGCCCGGGAAGCCCGCCGCGAACCATGGGGACTGCACGAGATGCACGTCAGCGACCCCGACGGCGTGACGCTCATCTTCGTGCAGGTGCCCGACGATCACCCGCTGCGCCGCGACACCCGAGGCTGA
- a CDS encoding long-chain-fatty-acid--CoA ligase — MGITTLADVVRVHGRDRPDAPALIVGDHTITFGELDRRSNRVAQALAAAGVGFGDRVAFVERNGAEFFDVVFGLAKLGAVAVPVNWRLAAPEMRQIIDDAGAALVIVGADFVGHLEAVEDGLAAGVVAIGGHDRWPSFDSWVAGHPARDPGVVTGPDDLVFLMYTSGTTGAPKGVMLGNANYRCKCAGVQGPWRMDAEAVTLAVMPLFHMAGSGWALAGLWHGGAVVVLRDVDPAAILDSVARHGVTNLLLVPAVIASLLERDDPAHTDFADLRIVVYGASPISDDVLLRGIDRFGSVFAQVYGMTETTGSVTQLDGADHVTHLLRSCGKPYPWVQLRIVGPDGTDVAPGDVGEVWTRSAQNMLGYWNNPDATAATLRPDGWLRTGDAGYLDDGYLYLHDRLKDMIVSGGENVYPAEVENVLMTHPGVADAAVIGVPDQRWGEAVKAVIVASPGAELSAEDVIAYARTRLGGFKLPKSVDFVASLPRNPSGKLLKRAIREPYWAGTDRRIG, encoded by the coding sequence ATGGGCATCACGACGCTCGCCGACGTGGTTCGCGTCCACGGCCGCGACCGGCCGGACGCGCCCGCGTTGATCGTCGGCGACCACACCATCACGTTCGGCGAGCTCGACCGGCGGTCCAACCGGGTGGCGCAGGCGTTGGCGGCGGCGGGCGTGGGGTTCGGCGACCGGGTCGCGTTCGTCGAGCGCAACGGCGCGGAATTCTTCGACGTCGTGTTCGGGCTGGCCAAGCTCGGGGCCGTCGCGGTGCCCGTGAACTGGCGACTCGCCGCCCCGGAGATGCGCCAGATCATCGACGACGCGGGCGCGGCCCTGGTGATCGTCGGCGCCGACTTCGTCGGGCACCTGGAAGCCGTCGAAGACGGTCTCGCGGCCGGCGTCGTCGCGATCGGCGGGCACGACCGCTGGCCGTCCTTCGATTCGTGGGTGGCCGGCCACCCCGCCCGCGACCCCGGGGTGGTGACCGGCCCCGACGACCTGGTGTTCCTGATGTACACCTCCGGCACCACCGGCGCACCCAAAGGGGTGATGCTCGGCAACGCCAACTACCGCTGCAAGTGCGCCGGGGTGCAGGGGCCGTGGCGGATGGACGCCGAAGCGGTCACGCTGGCGGTGATGCCGCTGTTCCACATGGCCGGCTCGGGCTGGGCGCTGGCCGGGCTGTGGCACGGCGGCGCCGTCGTCGTGCTGCGCGACGTCGACCCCGCCGCGATCCTCGACTCGGTCGCGCGCCACGGCGTCACCAACCTGCTGCTGGTGCCGGCCGTCATCGCGTCGCTTCTCGAACGCGACGATCCGGCGCACACCGACTTCGCCGACCTGCGGATCGTGGTCTACGGCGCCTCCCCGATCAGTGACGACGTGCTGCTGCGCGGCATCGACCGCTTCGGCAGCGTCTTCGCCCAGGTGTACGGCATGACCGAGACGACAGGGTCGGTCACCCAGCTCGACGGCGCCGACCACGTCACCCACCTGCTGCGCTCGTGCGGCAAGCCCTACCCCTGGGTGCAGCTCCGCATCGTGGGCCCCGACGGCACCGACGTCGCCCCGGGCGACGTGGGCGAGGTGTGGACCCGCTCCGCGCAGAACATGCTCGGCTACTGGAACAACCCCGACGCCACCGCCGCCACCCTCCGCCCCGACGGGTGGTTGCGCACCGGCGACGCCGGCTACCTCGACGACGGCTACCTCTACCTGCACGACCGGCTCAAAGACATGATCGTCTCCGGTGGTGAGAACGTGTACCCGGCCGAGGTGGAGAACGTGTTGATGACCCATCCCGGGGTCGCCGATGCCGCCGTCATCGGGGTGCCTGACCAGCGGTGGGGCGAGGCGGTCAAGGCGGTGATCGTGGCCAGCCCCGGTGCCGAGCTGAGCGCCGAGGACGTCATCGCCTACGCCCGCACCCGGCTGGGCGGATTCAAGCTGCCCAAGAGCGTCGACTTCGTCGCGTCGCTGCCCCGCAACCCGAGCGGCAAGCTGCTCAAACGTGCGATCCGCGAGCCGTACTGGGCGGGAACCGACCGCCGGATCGGTTGA
- a CDS encoding SDR family oxidoreductase — translation MTSRNPLRRLAEQVVLTGMRPPILPTLLQYRPNREVVDLTGKRVLITGASSGIGEAAAEQLARRGAVVVVVARRSDLLEGVVERIRAGGGQASAHVCDLADMAAVDGLVADVEAELGGIDILVNNAGRSIRRPLAESLERWHDVERTIALNYYGPLRLIRGLCPGMRERGDGHVINVATWGVKTESPPLFGVYNASKAALSSVSRIIETEWGDDGVHSTTLYYPLVKTPMIAPTRAYDGLPGLSADEAAGWIVTAARHRPVSIAPRVAVTAAAVNSVAPAVVDTLMKRQRMQPKS, via the coding sequence GTGACGAGCAGAAACCCGCTGCGGCGGCTGGCCGAGCAGGTCGTGCTGACCGGCATGCGGCCCCCGATCCTTCCGACGCTGCTGCAGTACCGGCCCAACCGCGAGGTGGTCGACCTGACCGGCAAGCGGGTGCTGATCACCGGCGCGTCGTCGGGCATCGGTGAGGCCGCCGCCGAGCAACTGGCCCGCCGCGGCGCGGTCGTCGTCGTGGTCGCGCGGCGCAGCGACCTGCTCGAGGGCGTCGTCGAACGCATCCGCGCCGGCGGCGGGCAGGCCAGCGCGCACGTCTGCGACCTGGCCGACATGGCCGCCGTCGACGGGCTCGTCGCCGACGTCGAGGCCGAACTCGGCGGCATCGACATCCTGGTCAACAACGCCGGACGCTCCATCCGCCGCCCGCTGGCCGAATCGCTGGAACGCTGGCACGACGTCGAGCGCACGATCGCGCTGAACTACTACGGGCCGCTGCGGCTGATCCGCGGCCTGTGCCCGGGGATGCGCGAACGCGGTGACGGGCACGTCATCAACGTCGCCACATGGGGCGTCAAAACCGAATCGCCGCCGCTGTTCGGGGTGTACAACGCCTCCAAGGCCGCGCTGTCGTCGGTCAGCCGCATCATCGAAACCGAGTGGGGCGACGACGGCGTGCACTCCACAACGCTGTACTACCCGCTGGTCAAAACCCCGATGATCGCCCCGACGCGGGCCTACGACGGGCTGCCGGGGCTCTCGGCGGACGAAGCCGCCGGATGGATCGTCACCGCCGCCCGGCACCGCCCCGTCAGCATCGCCCCGCGCGTCGCGGTCACCGCCGCCGCGGTCAACAGCGTGGCGCCGGCGGTCGTCGACACGCTGATGAAGCGGCAGCGCATGCAGCCCAAGAGCTGA